The genomic stretch GATAAATTTCGATGGCGACCGCCTCGTTGGCGTCGCTGGCTTTGTAGCGATCGTGCAGTTGGCCAAAGTTCTCGATAAAGGTGGCGTGGGCCTGCTGGTTGACTTCGGCAATGGGGCACTTGTGTTTGGCGGCGCAGGCTTCTTCATGCTCAAAGTGCCACTCAGCGTAGAACTTAAGAAAGGCGAAGAGCTTTTTAATGGCGGTGCTGCCTTTGTGGTGGGCGATCGCCAGTCCTAGATCGTTGACAGCGGCAATCAGCTCTTTGTGGTGGGCGTCAATCATCGGCACGCCGGTGCTGAGGGAGTCGTTCCAAGTGAAAGGCTGGAGGGCAATGTTTTCCATGGCGGGTCAGGGGGTTAAGTAAGGTGAGGTAATTGGGGGTGACGGAGCGTTACTCGTTTACTTCCTGGCGGCTCAGTTCTAAGAGGGGAAGCAGGGCGAGGAGCCAGAGGGCAAGGGCACTGTCGTAGGACAGGGTGTGATAGAGCCAAAGCCAGAGCATGACGGCTAGGCCCGGGAGGCTGGTAAGCAGGTCGGCCAGCTTGAGCAGGCCGAGAAAGCCTTGGAGGAGTCGCAGGGCATCGTGGGTCATGGCTACACCTTGCCTTTGAGAAATCCGACGAGGTTTTGCAAAAAAGACTGGCTGACCGGGGCGGCACCCGCAGTATCGGCAGTGACGCTGGTGGCAAACCCTTGCTCTAGCGGGGTTGAGGCAGCGAGGTCGAAGGCGGCGGGGGGTGGGGCGGCTACCATCGGCATCTCTTCAGCCAGGCCAGTGACAATCAGACGAAAGGCAATCTGCTGGGCCTTAGCCACGGGTAGGTTAAGCTGCTGGGCAATATCCTTGATGGCCATGGTGCCGTTGGTAAACTCCCACACCTGCCATTCATTCGGGTTGAGGCGCAGGCTGGGCTTGCTCTCGACCACGCTGATTAAGGCTGAGGAGGGGTCGGGCAGTTTTTCGTCGAGGGCGTCCCAGTCTTTGAGCGCGCGCAGCCCAGACAGGGTGACATCGGTAGCGGTGGCGATCAGGCCGGTCATTTCGGAGACGGGCAGCGGGGCTTTGGGGTCAAACTGAAACCAGCCGTCGGGAAGGGCAAACAGGGCGCACACCTGACGCATTACCTGGGTGTAAAACAGCAGTTTGAGCTGTTCGGCAGTGAGCACGCCCTGGTTTTTGAGGCACAGGCCCAAGGGGGTGTGAATTTGGCAGGTTTGGGCCAGCCGGGAGACGGCGCGATCGCCCATCCAGCCCCGCTGGGCAATTAGCCGCATCAGGCCCTGCTGGTCGAGGCTGTTGCCAGCGGCAACAATTTGCCCCTGACTCAGCCAGATGTGGTGGTTGTGGCGAGCAACGG from Leptolyngbya subtilissima AS-A7 encodes the following:
- a CDS encoding bacteriohemerythrin, producing the protein MENIALQPFTWNDSLSTGVPMIDAHHKELIAAVNDLGLAIAHHKGSTAIKKLFAFLKFYAEWHFEHEEACAAKHKCPIAEVNQQAHATFIENFGQLHDRYKASDANEAVAIEIYQQLADWLTSHILKIDTNIGRCIRSATQGA
- a CDS encoding DUF4388 domain-containing protein encodes the protein MTVTGYLADFSLPELFQLVEQGNKTGLLTICTLSDPTTVARHNHHIWLSQGQIVAAGNSLDQQGLMRLIAQRGWMGDRAVSRLAQTCQIHTPLGLCLKNQGVLTAEQLKLLFYTQVMRQVCALFALPDGWFQFDPKAPLPVSEMTGLIATATDVTLSGLRALKDWDALDEKLPDPSSALISVVESKPSLRLNPNEWQVWEFTNGTMAIKDIAQQLNLPVAKAQQIAFRLIVTGLAEEMPMVAAPPPAAFDLAASTPLEQGFATSVTADTAGAAPVSQSFLQNLVGFLKGKV